In Actinomyces radicidentis, one genomic interval encodes:
- a CDS encoding helix-turn-helix domain-containing protein, with translation MTTTARRIRNTSCRPISAAKKQQILDLARTGMSVGQIAAEVGVAETTVRATCRQATQPPRRRRRFTTDDLRRAQQLHAQGRTYIEIGLELGFGRDTVKKHLATQM, from the coding sequence TTGACCACGACGGCTCGCCGCATCCGCAACACCAGCTGCCGTCCGATCAGCGCAGCCAAGAAGCAGCAGATCCTCGATCTGGCCCGCACGGGCATGTCTGTCGGCCAGATCGCTGCCGAGGTCGGCGTCGCAGAGACCACTGTCCGTGCCACCTGCCGACAGGCTACGCAGCCACCCCGCCGCAGGCGACGCTTCACCACTGATGACCTGCGGCGTGCCCAGCAGCTCCACGCCCAGGGGCGCACCTATATTGAGATCGGGCTGGAGCTCGGCTTCGGGCGGGACACGGTCAAGAAGCATCTGGCGACGCAGATGTGA
- the rph gene encoding ribonuclease PH — protein MASEFTRKDGRAVDEMRPVTITRRWQEHGEGSVLVEFGRTRVLCVASFTEGVPRWRKGSGEGWVTAEYAMLPRAGSERSGRESVRGKVGGRTHEISRLIGRGLRGIIDVAALGENTIALDCDVLQADGGTRTASVTGAYVALADAVAWGTERGLITPRAGKPVLSDSLSAISVGIIDGVPCLDLPYKEDVRAQTDMNVIQTGSGKFIEVQGTAEHAPFDRDELGQLLDLATKGNAELAELQERVLAGPSGQPVTVRSTDLA, from the coding sequence ATGGCTTCTGAGTTCACCCGCAAGGACGGGCGCGCCGTCGACGAGATGCGCCCCGTCACCATCACCCGCCGCTGGCAGGAGCACGGCGAGGGCAGCGTCCTCGTCGAGTTCGGCCGCACGCGCGTCCTGTGCGTCGCCTCCTTCACCGAGGGCGTGCCGCGCTGGCGCAAGGGCAGCGGCGAGGGCTGGGTGACCGCCGAGTACGCGATGCTCCCCCGCGCCGGCTCCGAGCGGAGCGGCCGCGAGTCCGTGCGCGGCAAGGTCGGCGGCCGCACGCACGAGATCTCCCGCCTCATCGGCCGCGGCCTGCGCGGCATCATCGACGTCGCCGCGCTCGGCGAGAACACGATCGCCCTGGACTGCGACGTCCTCCAGGCCGACGGCGGCACCCGCACCGCCTCCGTCACCGGCGCCTACGTCGCCCTCGCCGACGCCGTCGCCTGGGGCACCGAGCGGGGCCTCATCACCCCGCGCGCCGGCAAGCCGGTCCTGTCCGACTCCCTGTCCGCGATCAGCGTCGGCATCATCGACGGCGTCCCGTGCCTCGACCTGCCCTACAAGGAGGACGTGCGCGCCCAGACCGACATGAACGTCATCCAGACCGGCTCTGGGAAGTTCATCGAGGTCCAGGGCACGGCCGAGCACGCCCCCTTCGACCGCGACGAGCTCGGGCAGCTGCTCGACCTCGCCACCAAGGGCAACGCCGAGCTCGCCGAGCTGCAGGAGCGAGTCCTCGCCGGCCCGTCGGGCCAGCCCGTCACCGTCCGCAGCACGGACCTGGCCTGA
- a CDS encoding antibiotic biosynthesis monooxygenase family protein yields MSFVNITALTAPEGAGAEIEKRFAARAHSTDAAPGFEGFELLRPVYGESRYFVITRWESQEAFQAWSDGRPKGRHEGDKARGMSVELLGFEVVQDEPAGE; encoded by the coding sequence GTGTCCTTCGTCAACATCACCGCCCTCACCGCGCCCGAGGGCGCCGGCGCCGAGATCGAGAAGCGCTTCGCCGCGCGCGCCCACTCCACCGACGCCGCCCCGGGCTTCGAGGGCTTCGAGCTGCTGCGCCCCGTCTACGGCGAGTCGCGCTACTTCGTCATCACGCGCTGGGAGAGCCAGGAGGCCTTCCAGGCCTGGTCCGACGGGCGCCCGAAGGGGCGTCACGAGGGCGACAAGGCGCGCGGCATGAGCGTCGAGCTGCTCGGCTTCGAGGTCGTCCAGGACGAGCCCGCGGGGGAGTGA
- a CDS encoding IS256 family transposase, which yields MTHHQSALSALIGELLADPEASRDEMFRRLLAAGLQDLIDAEAEAVIGASRYERTPDRITRRNGTRSKTVATTAGEVDLAIPKLRRGSFFPSLLSPRRRVDKALYAVIATAWVEGVSTRKVDDLVKALGCESGISKSQVSRICADIDQTVGAFLNRPLDHTWFPYLYLDATYLDVRVGHRVVSQATVVAVGVSAAGRREILGMAVGDSESTDFWTSFLRSLRERGLAVCGPSRPEGVALVVSDSHAGLKAAVKAILPGAAWQRCRVHFARNITSRLGSARSKPVNALISTVFAQTSPQAVRATYHQVTDSLRGTFPDIADMLEAAEADLTAFAAFPTEHWKKIWSNNPIERVNAEIKRRADVVQVFPNPDSVTRLIGAVLLEQHEEWQYGERRYLSQTSMQRLTHTLTNDTQPLPLTA from the coding sequence ATGACCCACCATCAGTCTGCCTTGTCCGCCTTGATCGGGGAACTCCTGGCCGACCCTGAGGCCTCACGCGACGAGATGTTCCGCCGTCTGCTGGCCGCCGGACTGCAGGACCTCATCGACGCCGAAGCCGAAGCGGTGATCGGCGCCTCCCGCTACGAGCGCACCCCGGATCGCATCACGCGCCGCAATGGGACGCGCTCCAAGACGGTGGCGACCACTGCCGGGGAGGTCGACCTGGCCATCCCCAAGCTGCGCCGGGGTTCCTTCTTCCCGTCCCTGCTGTCCCCGCGCAGGAGGGTCGACAAGGCCCTGTACGCGGTGATCGCCACCGCCTGGGTCGAGGGGGTCTCCACCCGCAAGGTCGATGACCTGGTCAAGGCCCTGGGCTGCGAGTCCGGCATCTCCAAGTCCCAGGTCTCACGGATCTGCGCCGACATCGACCAGACGGTCGGTGCCTTCCTGAACCGGCCTCTGGACCACACCTGGTTCCCCTACCTCTACCTGGACGCCACCTACCTCGACGTGCGCGTCGGACACCGCGTCGTCTCCCAGGCCACCGTCGTCGCGGTAGGGGTCTCCGCCGCCGGGCGCCGCGAGATCCTGGGCATGGCCGTGGGCGACAGCGAGTCCACCGACTTCTGGACCAGCTTCCTGCGCTCCCTGCGCGAGCGGGGCCTGGCCGTGTGCGGGCCCTCCCGGCCCGAGGGTGTCGCCCTGGTCGTGTCCGACTCCCACGCCGGCCTGAAGGCCGCCGTCAAGGCGATCCTGCCCGGCGCGGCCTGGCAGCGCTGCCGCGTGCACTTCGCCCGCAACATCACCTCCCGCCTGGGATCAGCACGCTCCAAGCCCGTCAACGCCCTCATCTCCACGGTGTTCGCCCAGACCAGCCCCCAGGCCGTGCGCGCCACCTACCACCAGGTCACCGACTCCCTGAGAGGCACCTTCCCGGACATCGCCGACATGCTCGAGGCCGCCGAGGCTGACCTGACCGCGTTCGCCGCCTTCCCCACCGAGCACTGGAAGAAGATCTGGTCCAACAACCCCATCGAACGCGTCAACGCCGAGATCAAGCGCCGCGCCGACGTCGTCCAGGTCTTCCCCAACCCAGACTCCGTGACCCGCCTCATCGGCGCCGTCCTGCTCGAGCAGCACGAGGAGTGGCAGTACGGCGAACGCCGCTACCTGTCCCAGACCTCCATGCAACGACTCACCCACACCCTCACCAACGACACCCAACCCCTGCCCCTGACCGCCTGA
- the rdgB gene encoding RdgB/HAM1 family non-canonical purine NTP pyrophosphatase — protein MSTTTAPQITVPDGARLALATHNPGKLAELRAILTRLVPGLDPESIISAATLGAPEPVEDGLTFAENALIKARALAEATGLPSVADDSGLCVDVLGGAPGIFSARWCGHHGDDQANLDLLLNQVADVADPHRTARFNCAAVLVVPGAEEPTVIERSMEGRLLTAPLGDGGFGYDPIFVPVQEDEPGAAGRTTSQMSAEEKNAISHRGQAFRDLAPVLAELLAR, from the coding sequence ATGAGCACGACCACAGCCCCCCAGATCACGGTGCCCGACGGCGCCCGCCTGGCCCTCGCGACCCACAACCCCGGCAAGCTCGCCGAGCTGCGCGCCATCCTCACGCGGCTCGTGCCCGGGCTGGACCCGGAGTCGATCATCTCCGCCGCGACGCTCGGCGCACCCGAGCCGGTCGAGGACGGCCTCACCTTCGCGGAGAACGCCCTCATCAAGGCGCGCGCGCTCGCCGAGGCGACCGGCCTGCCCTCCGTCGCGGACGACTCGGGCCTGTGCGTCGACGTGCTCGGCGGTGCGCCGGGGATCTTCTCGGCGCGCTGGTGCGGGCACCACGGCGATGACCAGGCGAACCTCGACCTGCTCCTGAACCAGGTCGCCGACGTCGCCGACCCGCACCGTACGGCGCGATTCAACTGCGCCGCGGTGCTCGTCGTGCCGGGAGCCGAGGAGCCGACCGTCATCGAGCGCTCCATGGAGGGGCGGCTGCTCACGGCGCCGCTGGGCGATGGCGGCTTCGGCTACGACCCGATCTTCGTGCCCGTCCAGGAGGACGAGCCGGGCGCGGCCGGCCGGACGACGTCGCAGATGAGCGCGGAGGAGAAGAACGCGATCTCGCACCGCGGCCAGGCCTTCCGCGACCTCGCCCCGGTGCTCGCCGAGCTCCTCGCACGCTGA